The following proteins are co-located in the Gloeocapsa sp. PCC 7428 genome:
- a CDS encoding polyphosphate kinase 2 family protein encodes MNQDSDRTDNFTPADVTEAEEQETTQAAEQKASSVADVVSPETLVVNEPPPQPDYPRYRVSPDEPIRLADINPDACEHYKKKKDVEKELEIQRKRLAVLQERLYAENERSVLIVLQAMDTGGKDGTIKHVFRGINPQGCQVWSFKKPTDEELSHDFLWRYHRRAPRRGMITIFNRSHYEDVLIVRVKDLVSEEVWRQRYRVINEFEQMLTLDNIVVVKFFLHISKDEQQRRLESRLEDPDKRWKFSINDVNERKLWDKYQQAYEDAINNCSTAYAPWYVVPSNKKWYRNLVIARAIADTLEAMNPQYPAAAEGLESVVIPT; translated from the coding sequence ATGAATCAAGATAGCGATCGCACAGATAATTTTACTCCGGCAGATGTGACTGAAGCTGAGGAGCAAGAAACAACTCAAGCTGCGGAACAAAAAGCAAGTAGCGTTGCTGATGTCGTTTCACCGGAAACACTTGTTGTTAATGAACCACCACCACAACCGGATTATCCTCGATATCGAGTCAGCCCAGATGAACCGATTAGACTTGCTGATATCAACCCCGATGCTTGCGAACATTACAAAAAAAAGAAAGATGTTGAAAAGGAACTAGAAATCCAAAGAAAGCGACTAGCAGTTTTACAAGAACGCTTGTACGCCGAAAACGAACGTAGTGTGTTGATTGTGTTACAAGCAATGGATACTGGTGGAAAGGATGGTACAATCAAGCACGTTTTTCGAGGAATTAATCCGCAAGGTTGTCAAGTTTGGTCATTTAAAAAGCCTACCGACGAAGAATTAAGTCATGATTTTTTGTGGCGCTATCATCGCCGCGCACCACGTCGCGGGATGATTACAATTTTTAACCGATCGCACTACGAAGATGTGCTAATAGTGCGCGTAAAAGATTTAGTTTCCGAAGAAGTGTGGCGTCAGCGCTATCGCGTCATTAACGAGTTTGAGCAAATGCTAACTCTCGATAATATTGTTGTCGTTAAGTTCTTCTTACATATTTCCAAAGACGAACAACAGCGGAGATTAGAAAGCCGCTTGGAAGATCCGGATAAGCGCTGGAAGTTTTCGATTAATGATGTTAACGAGCGCAAGTTGTGGGATAAGTATCAACAAGCTTACGAAGACGCAATTAATAACTGTTCGACGGCTTATGCGCCTTGGTATGTCGTGCCATCGAATAAAAAGTGGTATCGTAATTTGGTGATTGCACGCGCGATCGCTGATACGCTAGAAGCAATGAATCCGCAATATCCCGCCGCTGCTGAAGGCTTAGAAAGTGTTGTGATTCCAACATAA
- the psbZ gene encoding photosystem II reaction center protein PsbZ: MLTILFQIALVALVIMSFAMLIGVPVAYATPQNWVESKKLLWVGSIAWIGLVFLVGALNFLVV; encoded by the coding sequence ATGCTCACAATTTTATTTCAAATTGCTTTAGTTGCTTTGGTTATCATGTCATTTGCTATGCTAATTGGCGTTCCAGTTGCTTACGCTACGCCGCAAAACTGGGTTGAATCCAAAAAACTACTTTGGGTAGGTTCAATCGCTTGGATTGGTCTAGTCTTTTTAGTCGGCGCGCTCAACTTTCTCGTTGTTTAA
- a CDS encoding acyl-CoA desaturase: MTIATSTKPPLNWAFILFIAFVHIGAAFALLPSNFSWSAVGLALLLHWITGGLGITLGFHRLVTHRSFQTPKWLEYFFVFCGTLACQGGVLDWVGLHRLHHLYSDQTPDPHDSNQGFWWSHIGWMLFHTPIQSEVPRYIKDIADDPVYKFFDKYFIPIQFALGLLLYFIGGWSFVVWGIFVRLVLVWHCTWFVNSASHIFGYSTYKSNDNSKNCWWVALVTYGEGWHNNHHAFQYSARHGLQWWEIDLTWMTILFLQTLGLATKVKLAPKESLN, translated from the coding sequence ATGACCATTGCCACCTCTACTAAACCTCCTCTAAATTGGGCGTTTATTCTCTTTATCGCCTTTGTTCACATCGGTGCTGCGTTTGCCCTACTGCCTAGCAATTTTAGTTGGAGTGCTGTAGGTTTAGCTTTGTTACTCCACTGGATCACCGGCGGGTTAGGAATTACATTAGGATTCCATCGCTTAGTTACCCACCGCAGTTTTCAAACTCCCAAGTGGTTAGAGTATTTCTTTGTCTTCTGCGGTACTCTAGCCTGCCAAGGAGGGGTGCTTGACTGGGTAGGATTACATCGTTTACATCACTTGTACTCGGATCAAACACCAGATCCCCATGATTCCAATCAAGGCTTCTGGTGGAGTCACATAGGTTGGATGTTATTCCACACACCGATTCAATCTGAAGTTCCCCGTTATATCAAAGACATCGCGGACGACCCAGTCTACAAATTCTTCGACAAGTATTTTATTCCTATCCAATTTGCCTTAGGACTTTTACTTTACTTTATCGGCGGTTGGTCTTTCGTCGTTTGGGGAATTTTTGTCCGCCTTGTTCTAGTTTGGCACTGCACCTGGTTTGTGAATAGCGCCAGCCATATTTTTGGGTACAGTACCTACAAATCAAACGATAATTCAAAAAATTGCTGGTGGGTCGCTTTAGTCACCTACGGCGAAGGTTGGCACAACAACCATCATGCGTTTCAGTACTCTGCGCGTCACGGTTTGCAATGGTGGGAAATTGATCTTACATGGATGACGATTCTATTCCTGCAAACCTTGGGGCTGGCAACTAAAGTCAAGCTAGCACCAAAAGAATCCTTGAACTAG
- a CDS encoding TspO/MBR family protein — protein MKARWIILAVSVAIFFGGNLLTSLRDPWFQNLTRPGWLTFESLIPLIWAVVWICGTISAILVWEKSRRQRRDRPWFFMGLYIAIALLTTLYSPVVVELRSLVGGLIFGGLATILAYVVAISVRKISTTASWLLLPYMLWGPIGTYLTWVLIQLNPGVGGV, from the coding sequence ATGAAAGCTAGATGGATAATACTTGCCGTTTCAGTAGCCATTTTTTTTGGAGGAAATCTACTAACTTCCCTGCGCGATCCGTGGTTTCAAAACTTAACTCGGCCTGGATGGTTAACGTTTGAATCATTAATTCCCCTAATTTGGGCAGTTGTTTGGATTTGTGGCACAATCTCAGCAATTTTAGTTTGGGAAAAATCTCGTCGTCAAAGACGCGATCGCCCGTGGTTCTTCATGGGCTTGTATATTGCGATCGCGCTTTTGACAACACTCTACAGCCCTGTTGTTGTCGAACTACGCAGCCTCGTTGGCGGGCTGATTTTCGGCGGATTAGCAACAATATTAGCTTACGTTGTCGCCATTTCTGTCCGTAAGATATCAACAACAGCATCTTGGTTACTTCTACCATATATGCTTTGGGGACCAATCGGCACGTATCTTACTTGGGTACTCATTCAGCTTAATCCTGGTGTAGGAGGAGTCTAG
- a CDS encoding class I SAM-dependent methyltransferase yields the protein MLWNQLKLKILQLVVLCCAVLISCTPIAATSSVNSNSTYQYRTIHSPDGIGKFYQGREIAKVMGHTEALWLERPSREREEQPQKVLDALVLQPTDVVADIGAGTGYFSFRMAQRLPNGKVLAVDIQPEMLDIIEFLKKETEITNIETILGTLTNPNLAENSIDLALMVDAYHEFSHPYEVMQGITKALKPGGRVVLVEYRKENPFIPIKGLHKMTQNQVKKEMTMVGLQWQNTDESLPNQHIITFAKTVSQELINKNKSSN from the coding sequence ATGCTTTGGAACCAACTAAAACTTAAAATATTGCAACTTGTAGTCCTATGTTGCGCAGTTTTGATCAGTTGCACGCCCATTGCAGCAACTTCATCAGTCAATAGCAACTCAACTTATCAGTATCGTACCATACATAGCCCTGATGGTATTGGCAAATTTTATCAAGGGCGTGAAATTGCTAAAGTCATGGGACATACCGAAGCACTATGGCTAGAACGTCCAAGTAGAGAAAGAGAAGAACAACCGCAGAAGGTATTAGATGCACTGGTTCTGCAACCCACAGATGTTGTCGCTGATATCGGTGCAGGTACAGGTTACTTTAGCTTTCGGATGGCACAAAGGCTACCTAATGGAAAAGTGTTAGCAGTCGATATTCAACCTGAAATGTTGGATATTATTGAGTTTCTGAAAAAAGAAACAGAAATTACTAATATTGAAACAATCTTAGGCACTCTTACTAATCCTAACCTAGCAGAAAACAGCATTGATTTAGCTCTAATGGTAGATGCATACCATGAATTTTCTCATCCATATGAAGTTATGCAAGGTATTACAAAAGCGCTCAAACCTGGGGGAAGAGTTGTCTTAGTCGAATACCGCAAAGAAAATCCTTTTATCCCAATTAAGGGATTACACAAAATGACCCAAAATCAAGTAAAAAAAGAAATGACCATGGTAGGACTGCAATGGCAAAATACCGATGAATCTCTACCAAATCAACACATTATAACTTTTGCTAAAACCGTATCTCAAGAGCTTATTAACAAAAATAAATCGAGTAATTAA
- a CDS encoding aminotransferase class I/II-fold pyridoxal phosphate-dependent enzyme has protein sequence MNSAEQLQAAEQALSPIFSGIDASVKQNLQRVLSAFRNQRVGTHHFASVSGYGHDDLGRDILDRVFAEVVQAEAAAVRVQFVSGTHAIACALYGVLRPGDEMLAVVGSPYDTLEEVIGLRSPGQGSLIEFGIRYRELSLTDEGTVDWGALASAIKNDTRLVLIQRSCGYSWRSSLGIAEIEKIVRIVKQQNPDTVCFVDNCYGEFIEDREPTAVGADLIAGSLIKNPGGTIVTAGGYVAGKAEWVEAAACRLTAPGIGSAGGATFDQNRLLYQGLFLAPQMVGEAMKGNHLTAYVFDQLGYPVNPAPFAPRRDVIQAIKLGSPQKLIAFCRAIQQNSPVGSYLDPVPAAMHGYESQLVMAGGTFIDGSTSEFSADGPLREPFVVFCQGGTHWTHVAIALEAAIEAVQKVE, from the coding sequence ATGAATAGCGCTGAACAGCTACAAGCAGCCGAACAGGCACTATCTCCGATTTTTTCTGGAATTGACGCTTCAGTCAAGCAAAATTTACAACGCGTGCTGAGTGCATTTCGCAATCAGCGTGTTGGGACGCACCATTTTGCTTCGGTAAGTGGTTATGGTCACGACGACTTGGGGCGTGATATTTTAGATCGCGTTTTTGCAGAAGTCGTGCAAGCCGAAGCCGCAGCAGTGCGGGTGCAATTTGTTTCAGGAACTCATGCGATCGCTTGTGCGCTATATGGTGTCCTCCGTCCTGGTGACGAAATGTTAGCCGTTGTGGGTTCCCCTTATGACACGTTAGAAGAAGTCATTGGATTACGTTCTCCTGGTCAAGGTTCCCTTATTGAGTTTGGCATTCGCTACCGCGAATTATCTCTAACCGACGAGGGAACTGTCGATTGGGGTGCGTTAGCAAGCGCCATTAAAAATGATACCCGTTTGGTGTTAATTCAGCGATCGTGTGGTTATTCTTGGCGTTCGAGTTTAGGAATTGCCGAAATTGAAAAAATTGTCCGCATTGTGAAACAGCAAAACCCCGACACGGTTTGCTTTGTCGATAACTGCTACGGTGAATTTATTGAAGATCGCGAACCAACGGCGGTTGGTGCGGATTTAATCGCGGGTTCGTTGATTAAAAATCCTGGGGGGACAATTGTCACTGCTGGCGGTTATGTTGCGGGAAAAGCCGAATGGGTAGAAGCGGCGGCTTGTCGCTTAACTGCGCCAGGAATTGGTAGTGCGGGGGGGGCGACGTTCGATCAAAATCGTCTGTTGTATCAAGGGTTGTTCCTCGCGCCGCAAATGGTAGGGGAAGCAATGAAAGGTAATCATCTGACGGCGTATGTTTTCGATCAGTTGGGGTATCCTGTGAATCCTGCACCGTTTGCACCCCGCCGTGATGTGATTCAAGCGATTAAGTTAGGTTCGCCGCAAAAGTTGATCGCGTTTTGTCGGGCAATTCAGCAAAATTCCCCTGTTGGTTCTTATCTCGATCCGGTTCCCGCAGCGATGCATGGTTATGAAAGTCAGTTGGTGATGGCGGGTGGGACGTTTATTGATGGCAGTACGTCGGAATTTTCGGCGGATGGTCCGTTACGAGAACCATTTGTTGTTTTTTGTCAAGGGGGGACGCATTGGACTCATGTGGCGATCGCGCTTGAGGCGGCGATTGAGGCGGTGCAGAAAGTTGAGTAG
- the ribH gene encoding 6,7-dimethyl-8-ribityllumazine synthase, producing the protein MAVFEGTFAQTEPLRLAIVIGRFNDLITTKLLEGCQDCLKRHGVDVNPHGNQVDYVWVPGSFEVPVVAHQLAQSRRYDAIICLGAVIRGQTPHFDYVAGEVAKGIAAAGFQTGVPVVFGILTADTMQQALERAGIKSNKGWDYAMNALEMGNLMRQLHSRLEVESYRDSQLPVALRSAQAPDVSVAPEAMG; encoded by the coding sequence ATGGCAGTTTTTGAGGGTACTTTTGCGCAAACTGAGCCATTACGCTTGGCAATAGTCATTGGGCGATTCAACGATTTAATTACGACTAAGTTACTGGAGGGATGCCAGGATTGCTTAAAACGTCATGGTGTTGACGTCAATCCGCATGGCAATCAAGTAGATTATGTTTGGGTTCCTGGAAGTTTTGAAGTTCCAGTCGTCGCGCACCAACTCGCACAATCGCGGCGCTATGATGCAATCATTTGTTTGGGGGCGGTGATTCGCGGGCAAACTCCACATTTTGATTACGTTGCTGGTGAAGTGGCTAAAGGAATCGCCGCCGCTGGCTTTCAAACCGGAGTTCCTGTTGTTTTTGGCATTTTGACGGCGGATACGATGCAGCAAGCGTTGGAAAGAGCAGGCATCAAAAGTAATAAAGGCTGGGATTACGCAATGAATGCCCTAGAAATGGGTAACTTGATGCGTCAACTGCACTCGCGACTCGAAGTCGAATCATATCGAGATTCGCAACTACCTGTAGCCCTCAGAAGTGCGCAAGCGCCAGATGTCTCTGTTGCTCCCGAAGCAATGGGTTAG
- a CDS encoding glutamate-5-semialdehyde dehydrogenase, giving the protein MIDAFDIAPDAIAVANRAYQASLTLGTTKGTERSSAVLAMAKALQHSFDDILEANTLDLEASREMAVPDLILEWLKLTPKRLQAAVEILERLAELSDPIRRVRNADYQLPDSQTYCQLMPLGVIALIYEAFPELAAIAAGLCIKTGNSLILKGGSEASNSNAAIVNALQLALEETGLPHGCLDLLPVDRGGIVRDLVTQDQYLNLVIPYGRPSLVQQVAKVATAPVLRSAMGNCYLYWSASGTLDMARTIILDSHQSEPDPVNAIEKVLIHRASKPSYLVSLWNNLQEKGFNIKGDAELVAAFPELQLAAESDWANPYLDRTVAFKVVDHLEEAIAWINRHSSGHADCIVTESYQESRHFALGVNSASTYINASPRFSRNPAQGDAVFLGMSNQKGQRRGFISLETLTTVKHIVQGNGKF; this is encoded by the coding sequence ATGATTGATGCTTTTGATATAGCCCCTGATGCGATCGCCGTTGCAAACCGCGCTTATCAAGCTTCCTTAACCTTGGGTACTACCAAGGGAACCGAACGAAGTAGCGCTGTACTAGCAATGGCAAAAGCGCTACAGCATTCATTTGATGACATTTTGGAAGCAAATACGCTGGATTTAGAAGCTAGCCGCGAAATGGCAGTCCCCGATTTAATTTTGGAGTGGCTAAAACTAACACCGAAGCGTTTGCAAGCCGCAGTAGAAATTTTAGAACGTCTTGCGGAATTATCCGATCCGATTCGGCGCGTGCGCAATGCTGATTATCAATTACCAGATTCACAAACGTATTGCCAACTTATGCCGCTGGGGGTTATTGCGTTAATTTATGAGGCATTTCCTGAGTTAGCAGCGATCGCAGCGGGATTGTGTATCAAAACAGGTAATAGCTTAATTTTAAAAGGCGGTAGCGAAGCAAGTAATTCTAATGCAGCAATTGTGAATGCTTTACAGCTAGCACTAGAAGAAACAGGTTTACCGCATGGATGTTTAGATTTATTACCGGTAGATCGCGGTGGGATCGTCCGCGATTTAGTGACGCAAGACCAGTATTTGAATCTCGTGATTCCCTATGGTCGCCCTAGTCTAGTACAACAAGTTGCTAAAGTCGCAACCGCCCCAGTATTGCGTTCAGCAATGGGTAACTGTTATCTTTACTGGTCAGCGTCAGGAACTCTAGATATGGCGCGGACAATTATTTTAGATAGCCATCAAAGCGAACCCGATCCTGTTAATGCGATCGAGAAAGTCCTCATTCATCGTGCAAGTAAGCCTTCGTATTTAGTGAGTCTTTGGAATAACTTGCAAGAAAAGGGTTTCAACATTAAAGGTGATGCGGAATTAGTCGCAGCATTTCCAGAGTTACAGCTAGCTGCGGAATCGGACTGGGCAAATCCTTACTTGGATCGAACCGTGGCGTTTAAGGTTGTCGATCACTTAGAGGAAGCGATCGCATGGATTAATCGGCATAGCAGCGGTCACGCTGACTGTATCGTCACCGAATCTTACCAGGAAAGCCGCCACTTTGCCTTAGGAGTGAATAGCGCCTCAACCTATATCAATGCTTCTCCACGCTTTTCGCGGAATCCAGCGCAAGGCGATGCTGTATTTTTGGGTATGTCCAATCAAAAAGGACAACGGCGAGGTTTTATTAGCTTAGAAACGCTAACAACCGTCAAACACATTGTTCAAGGAAACGGAAAATTTTAA
- a CDS encoding CBS domain-containing protein, producing MDLILCHTTADFDALGAAVGVARLLPGAKIVLTGGSHPAVRDFLALHRDEYPLIERRAVHPEQIRSLVVVDTQKRDRLGKAAEWLNLPQLEAIRVYDHHVDVATDIPATQIQIAPVGAATTLVVEELQQHNISVNSIEATVMALGIHVDTGSLTFAQATARDAIALSWLMNQGANLRVIRDYIDPGLSPELQELLTTALADLQTEVISGYNIAWVLLETTGYVMGLSSLASQLMEITESDALILAAQHIDDERLTIIGRSRIPGTNLNEVFQEFGGGGHSQAASISLRSVDVKQTLTAILNKLKKQTPQPPIARDLMSSPVRTIRPETTIGEAQRILLRYGHSGLCVADSDGQLVGIVSRRDLDIALHHGFSHAPVKGYMKTNLKTILPTTTLPEIESLMVTYDIGRLPVLDNSELVGIVTRTDVLREIHQEETSREQTARDSILPNYRQGAYQLLRDRLAPQLWELLIKAATHASQRGWHLYLVGGAVRDLLLTYFRHDKYGSDKSTFNHNSSLLTDIDLVVDGPVANNGIGAGVQLAQELQQIYPNVRLEVHGAFQTAALLWHKDPVFDSLWVDIATARTEFYPYPAANPEVEASSIRQDLYRRDFTINALAIRLTSPRAGELLDFFGGFLDLQAKQIRVLHANSFIEDPTRIYRAVRFAVRLDFTIEPETESYIRYCIASGIYNRVQGDTPALSTRLKGELKYILEAPYWKRALKLLSDLGALKCIHPTLEPDRELWRQLRLLERCLQQKLDWQQNLHHWLLRLEAIVAHISPEYRAQVATNLQLPDDSIKRLASLSEAQTKIEELLLSYQQPSQVVQLLRRYDTPTLILIAIRTNRRVRRLIWQYFNSWRLIEPPLNGNDLKALGYKPGPLYRIILDELLAATLDGKINHSTNSEELRKWAIAFVKNRYPQQKIS from the coding sequence ATGGACTTAATTTTGTGTCATACAACAGCAGATTTTGACGCACTGGGTGCAGCTGTCGGCGTCGCGCGGTTGCTTCCTGGGGCAAAAATCGTGTTAACAGGTGGTAGCCATCCGGCGGTGCGTGATTTTTTAGCGCTACATCGCGACGAGTATCCGTTAATTGAACGCCGTGCGGTTCATCCCGAACAAATTCGTTCTTTAGTCGTAGTAGATACACAAAAGCGCGATCGCTTAGGTAAAGCAGCCGAGTGGTTAAATTTACCGCAACTAGAAGCCATTCGCGTATACGATCATCACGTAGATGTTGCAACGGATATTCCCGCGACACAAATTCAAATTGCACCTGTCGGCGCAGCGACAACTTTAGTCGTCGAAGAATTACAACAACACAACATCAGTGTCAACTCAATTGAAGCCACAGTGATGGCATTAGGGATTCATGTTGATACCGGATCGCTGACTTTTGCCCAAGCAACCGCCCGCGATGCGATCGCCTTATCATGGTTAATGAACCAAGGGGCAAATTTACGCGTCATTCGCGATTATATCGATCCTGGATTATCACCGGAGTTACAAGAATTACTGACAACAGCTTTAGCCGACCTGCAAACCGAAGTTATCAGCGGCTACAACATAGCTTGGGTACTGTTAGAAACCACAGGTTATGTCATGGGCTTATCCAGCCTTGCTTCGCAGCTGATGGAAATTACCGAAAGCGATGCACTCATTTTAGCTGCACAGCATATAGACGACGAACGCTTGACGATTATCGGGCGATCGCGAATTCCTGGAACGAACCTCAATGAAGTTTTTCAAGAATTTGGTGGTGGCGGACATTCGCAAGCCGCATCAATTTCGCTACGCAGTGTCGATGTCAAACAAACTTTGACAGCAATCTTAAACAAGCTAAAAAAACAAACTCCCCAGCCACCGATCGCCCGCGATTTAATGTCTTCACCTGTGCGCACAATTCGCCCTGAAACGACGATTGGTGAGGCACAGCGGATTCTTTTACGCTACGGGCATTCAGGCTTATGCGTTGCTGATTCTGACGGTCAACTTGTTGGTATTGTTTCTCGCCGCGATCTTGATATTGCGCTGCATCATGGCTTTAGTCATGCACCTGTTAAGGGATACATGAAAACGAATCTTAAAACAATTCTTCCAACAACAACACTACCCGAAATTGAGTCACTGATGGTGACTTACGACATTGGACGGCTACCCGTTTTAGATAACAGTGAACTAGTGGGAATTGTGACGCGTACTGATGTGCTGCGCGAAATTCATCAAGAAGAAACCAGCAGGGAACAAACGGCTAGGGATAGCATTTTACCCAACTACCGACAAGGCGCGTATCAACTTTTGCGCGATCGCTTAGCCCCGCAACTCTGGGAATTACTCATCAAAGCCGCAACCCACGCTTCGCAACGCGGCTGGCATTTATATCTTGTTGGTGGTGCAGTACGCGACTTACTGCTAACCTACTTTCGGCATGACAAGTACGGTTCAGACAAAAGCACCTTCAATCATAATTCTTCACTTCTCACTGATATTGACTTAGTTGTAGATGGTCCTGTTGCCAACAATGGTATCGGTGCAGGTGTCCAACTTGCCCAAGAATTACAGCAAATTTACCCCAATGTCCGCTTAGAAGTTCACGGCGCGTTTCAAACCGCAGCACTTTTATGGCACAAAGACCCAGTTTTTGATTCTTTATGGGTAGATATTGCCACAGCCAGAACCGAGTTTTATCCTTACCCAGCAGCTAATCCCGAAGTTGAAGCGAGTTCGATTCGTCAAGACTTGTATCGGCGAGACTTTACGATCAACGCTTTAGCAATTCGGCTAACATCGCCCCGCGCCGGAGAGTTATTAGATTTCTTTGGCGGGTTTCTCGATCTTCAAGCCAAGCAAATTCGTGTTCTCCACGCTAACAGTTTTATTGAAGATCCCACGCGGATTTATCGGGCGGTGCGGTTTGCTGTACGGCTAGATTTTACGATTGAACCCGAAACGGAAAGCTATATCCGCTACTGTATCGCTAGTGGTATTTACAACCGCGTGCAAGGAGATACGCCTGCACTGTCTACGCGTCTTAAAGGCGAACTGAAATATATCTTAGAAGCACCTTATTGGAAGCGGGCGTTGAAGCTTCTTTCTGATTTAGGCGCACTCAAGTGTATCCACCCAACTTTAGAACCCGATCGCGAATTGTGGCGACAACTGCGTTTGCTAGAACGCTGTTTACAACAAAAACTTGACTGGCAACAAAATCTACATCATTGGCTACTGCGACTCGAAGCGATCGTGGCTCACATATCACCCGAATACCGCGCGCAGGTCGCGACAAATTTACAACTTCCTGATGATAGTATCAAACGCCTTGCATCATTAAGCGAGGCACAAACCAAAATTGAGGAATTGTTACTTTCCTATCAGCAACCCAGTCAAGTGGTACAGTTACTTCGTCGCTACGATACACCAACGCTGATTTTAATCGCTATCCGCACCAATCGTCGTGTGAGACGGTTAATTTGGCAGTATTTTAACTCGTGGAGGCTAATTGAGCCACCATTGAACGGCAATGACCTAAAAGCTTTGGGTTACAAACCTGGACCGCTGTACCGCATCATTTTAGACGAGTTACTAGCCGCAACGCTCGATGGTAAGATTAACCACAGTACGAATTCTGAAGAACTCCGCAAGTGGGCGATCGCCTTTGTCAAAAACCGCTACCCACAACAAAAAATAAGCTAA
- a CDS encoding AraC family transcriptional regulator has protein sequence MTITISNTDYQALWQESNPKPQQPDSADQCDRIEVCPDYLGTGYIRKIQLRGIELSIFNLAVREDVTVRTESGGTEWEFGFQLSGNRSGKQTGENFVSWGCFEEEACDYTTYAGERILKVDIAFASADALSGFIPVQSQSFPPELIKAIEGSNREYFWNIDKIGVAMRLALEQTLHCPYQGWTKQIYLESKCLELVALKLAQIGEEQRLGYSQPLKPDDVERIYHARDILLCHLDRPPSLLELARQVGLNDYKLKLGFRQVFGTTAFGYLHEVRMERSRQLLLENRMSVKEVAQAVGYANQSRFAAAFRKRFGVNPKLYSISR, from the coding sequence GTGACAATCACGATTTCCAACACAGATTATCAAGCACTGTGGCAAGAAAGTAATCCAAAGCCGCAGCAGCCCGATTCTGCGGATCAGTGCGATCGCATTGAAGTATGTCCCGATTACCTCGGTACAGGTTATATTCGGAAAATTCAACTACGTGGTATTGAGCTTAGTATCTTTAACCTTGCTGTACGCGAAGATGTTACTGTCAGGACTGAATCAGGTGGAACAGAATGGGAATTTGGCTTTCAGCTTTCCGGAAATCGTTCGGGTAAGCAGACTGGAGAAAACTTTGTGTCTTGGGGTTGTTTTGAGGAGGAAGCTTGCGATTACACAACATACGCAGGCGAAAGAATTCTTAAGGTAGATATTGCTTTTGCATCTGCTGATGCTTTATCTGGGTTTATCCCCGTTCAAAGTCAGTCATTTCCTCCAGAGTTAATTAAAGCAATTGAGGGATCGAACCGCGAATATTTCTGGAACATTGATAAGATTGGGGTAGCGATGCGCCTAGCGTTAGAACAAACGTTGCACTGCCCTTATCAAGGATGGACTAAGCAAATTTATCTTGAAAGTAAGTGTTTAGAATTAGTCGCGCTCAAACTTGCACAAATTGGCGAAGAACAAAGATTAGGATATTCGCAACCGCTTAAACCTGACGACGTTGAGCGAATTTACCACGCGAGAGATATTTTATTGTGTCATTTAGATCGTCCACCATCGCTACTTGAATTAGCACGACAAGTCGGCTTGAATGACTACAAACTCAAACTTGGTTTTCGGCAAGTATTTGGGACAACAGCTTTTGGCTATTTGCACGAAGTTCGCATGGAGCGATCGCGTCAGTTATTACTAGAAAATCGTATGAGTGTTAAGGAAGTTGCACAGGCGGTAGGATATGCTAATCAAAGTCGTTTTGCGGCGGCATTTCGCAAGCGATTTGGTGTCAACCCTAAGTTATACAGTATTAGTCGTTAA